The sequence below is a genomic window from Brachyhypopomus gauderio isolate BG-103 chromosome 5, BGAUD_0.2, whole genome shotgun sequence.
AGGATGCTGCAGTCCAGTGTGAACACTTGGTGTCTTTGTTCTCGGCCACTCAGCAGAGAACCTTCCGGTTAATGTTTTTGCAGGAACATGACCAGGTTTTGCTCCCCCACTGCCTGGCCTTCTGCCATTGAACCGCAATGTAATATTCGGTCTTCTTATTGTGTCTGGTCGAGTGCCAGGTCTGAAAAAGACTTTGTCCTTCCCATCATTTGTTAGTTTGCCTTGCCTTGGCATGTCTATTCTGGGCTTTCTGAAGCCCTCAGACGTTTCTAGAACTTTGAATGACTTCCTCTGTCCTATTTCTTCTTCTCCGTGATTTTTTAATAGGAGAATAGTCCTGTTGGGTTTTGTTTCATGCACATTTCCATCACTGTGGTCTGTTCCCAGTGCTACCTGCGTGGTCACAGTTTTTTCAGTCACCCTAGGGTTCATCTTTGTGGATATTCCTAAATGCATGAATAAAGTTTGCAAATTGGTATCAAACTCAGCAGTTTGTTGCTCTTTCGTAGATAAGACTGCCAGAATTACATAAGCAATGTAGACTGCACTGTAAAGTTAATGCAATAAAACAAATTATGAACAGTAAAGTTAAAGCATTAATGAGATTTGTCCACAATTAAACAAGTTATGCATTAAAAATTTCATAAAAATTTTTAGCACATCCAATATCTTCAAGGCCTGCATTTAAATAACCCCTGTGACATCACCAACCACAGAGACCTGCTTCTTCTATTTTTCTGGAAAGAGCTGGAAACAAAGATTAGATATGGTTATAATGTGAAAAATAGAAGAGGGAAATGAAATCAGATGCTTCTGGTTAAAGACTGTCCATCCACTGAAATGGAAATAAAGTGAGTCAACTTTGCTAAAATTAAATGGAGAAATATTTTCACTCTGCTGTGTGGGTGACCAGCCCTGATCCTGATGTGTTTACCGGTACTTCATTTGTAAAGAGCCATTCGACTGTCTCTTTGGATTCAGATGTCATTTCTTTGTGGACTTTCGTTCAAGAAAGTGTGACAGTTCTCCAGAACTCATTTCAGGAGGCTTTGCCTTTCCATGAAGACATACCAAGAAGTTAGATATCTTAGTTAGCTGGCCTTTAGCCAAAGATCACCACTGTGCAGCACAGAGTTCTCGTCCATATTCATATATTGGACATTCCTGCTTTTTGGAAGAGGTCAATTACCTAATTGAGGAATGGCTTCATGAGACCAGGACTAGGGCCCCATTTTATTCTACATCAGCTGCCGGACTTGATCAAATCAGATGAGTATTCCCTTGGAATCCAAGAAATATTTAAGttcaatattattatttttaaatgtaattattttgcACATGAATCACACATAAAATAACTTCAGTACAGGGCAACACTAATAAAAATTTTCTGTGACATTTGTACCAGTGAAAATACAAACACTCCTGCATGTAAACAAACTGAAGGTGACAGATAATATTGATTCTTTTGTAATATGTgggattaaaataaaaaaatgttaagAAATGTTCAAATCCAACAGCAAAACCCCACAGTTTCAAGCAGGCTGTTAAAAGAAGAAAGTTGTGATTGCCATGGGAAATCCCACAGGATACTCAAAATTAGGAATTTGCATGTAAAATGTTATACCGCAACGTACCAGGAGTGGCCTGCACAGTCACAGGTAGGCTCCGTGTGTCGTCTCGTTCTGCCACTAGAGTGATATCATATAACCGCCCAGGTTCCAGAGAGTCAATCTCTGCTGAGTCTCTCTCTGGTGGCAACCTCGTTTCCTGAGGTCCGGATCCATCTGTCTGATTGGGGGACACGTTGAGGAGGTATCTGTCAATATCCCCTTGTGCTTGCTCCCATTGGACGATGATGGATGTTGTGCTCATCTTCACGACTTGAAGGTTTTTGGGGCCAGAGATTACTGAGAAAAAAAACATAGACCATTAATGTAGAAGACTTGCTAAAAACctgaagagagaggaagggtctGAAATTAAAGTTATTATTATGGTAATGTCACATAGATTTAATGTAGCTAATGTAAAACTGAGATGTCTCATAACAGGTTTTGAAGTTCTTTAAGGTTCACTTAGAGTATAAACTGTTTCCTGTAAtcaaatttcaaaataagagtctGTGAACCTTACAGGTTTGGAACTCTGTGCGGCTGACGGCTCCCtcctttccttctttctctccgATCATGGTGACCGTGTACTGCTGTCCCGCAGCCAGTCCCACCTGCATGTAGGAGGTCAGCCTGCCGCTCACGCTGGACACGACCTTCTGATCACTTTCCTTCTGTAAGGCACAGAGCAGCTCTCAGTGTGTGGCAATGCAAAAGATGTTTACATCATCCTGTTATATGATGCTCCTCTCTGTTTATCCTGTAACATAGATTATATAGAAAATCCCTTTTAAAAAGGGAAATGTGTTTGGCAGTTCTTTGGACTGTGAAAAAATTTGATTGGAAGTTGATTGGAAAAGGCAAATAACGCAGTAACACTGTCTTGCTAGCAGGGGGGTGTCTGGAGTCAGACCTGTCGTATTCTGACTTTCTTTTCTGAGATGTTTGTTCATCTTACTGGCCAACACCAAATGACACTCAGTAGCTCTGGTGTGACGAGCAGAGCCATGGGAACTTTTGGGACTGTGCAGTTGGAAAGACCAAACCTGCTTCTGGATGCAGTTTTTTGGATGAGAGACATTTCTCTCCGTCTAGCTGTGTGATGCACAGTCACATATGCCATTGCTCTTAGTATAATAAGTTAATGTCCATAGAGGCTGAATTCGAATGGAAAACAAATATAACCTTGGAGGCTCTGATAGTACATTTTGCCCTGCAGTTTGTTCCATAGTTTTCCTACATCTCCTGCTCTTCAGTGACTGTCAGAGTAATGCAGAAGAACAGAAGGGGGTGATTTCTCACTTTAAACTCAGGAATTAGGAAGCCCACAGTATATTCTTTAACAGTCATACATTTTTTTGAACTTCCCAAGGCGACATGGAGGAGCAGACTTGGAAGACCTGGAGCAGACTTGACCACTGGAGCAGACCTGGCCACTGGAGCAGACCTCACCCCTGGAGCAGACCTGACCAGTGAAGCAGACCTGACCTCTGGAGCAGACCTGACCACTGAAGCAGACCAGACTCCTGTAGCAGACCTCACCCCTGGAGCAGACCTGACCAGTGAAGCAGACCTGACCTCTGGAGCAGACCTGATCACTGAAGCAGACCGGTCCCCTGGAGCAGACCTGACCACTGGAACAGACCTGATCCCTGGAGCAGACCTGACCAGTGAAGCAGACCGGACCCCTAGAGCAGACTTGACCACTGAAGAAGACCTGACCACCGAAGCAGACCTCACCCCTGGAGCAGACCTGACCACTGGATCAGGCCTGACCCCTAGAGCAGACCTGACCACTGAAGCAGACCAGACCCCTGcactgcccaccactctggcaCTGAGGAAAAGAGGAAGATAATTGTTTTTTTGTCTCCCTTTTATTTTGCTCAatttccttctttctctttctctctctcttttcgtTGATCACTCTGTCTCTATGTGCCCCAGTCCTTCTGTGTGTTATAACTGCTGAACTATGATGTCATTCTTCTGGCCACTGTGATGTTTTTGAGGATGTTTATACTTCCCCTAGCAACAAGCATCTCACATCTGTATCTCCTCCTCTCAGTCCTATTACACTTgcttctccctttctccctctgtccctctgccTCATGTCtgtctggtctctctctctctctctctctctctctctctctctcccctccctctctctcccatcttgTCATTTTATTTAAACTTTTTTACTGTCACATTCCACATCCATCTGCTGTGGCTTGTTTTctgtcatttctctctctctctctctctctctctctctctttctccctctttcattATCTCTTGTGTACTGCCTTCTTTCCTTTATTTTCTCACTGTCTCCATCTTTTTCACACCCACCCCTGTCATAGTTGTGGATGGAGAGAATAAAAATTGTCTTTTGGGCTTAACTCGTTCCTTCTTCCTGTTGCTGGATGTTTTAGCTGCTATTTTATACTCTCTTTATGTTTGTGAACTTCTGGATAATGTCCTGAAGAATAATGTCATCCCCCAACATCCCCAAGGTGCAGTAacttctcttttcctctctctctccctctcttctctatctttttatttcttttttttctctatcttctctctctttctctgcactAAGATATTTCCCTCCTCTGCAGTATTCACTGGACTGAGGTCCCCTTTGATCAGTGTAACTACATCTGTACAGAATGAGATTTTTGTGCACTCAGATACTGCAAGATGACAAAAGGTTAAATGTCAAAGATGCGGAAAAAATACTTTCCTTCAAAATGTCAAAGTGTGGAAATCTTGAATAATCTGCCACAAAAGCACAAGCCTTCAGTTTGTGAACAGAATGAAAAGAAACATCTCTGTCTGCATTATGCTTGCATACCAGAACCAGAGTATAGACCATCTATGAACCAGAGTATAGACCATCTATGAACCAGAGTAGACCATCTATGAACCAGAGCAGAGCTTCTATGAACCAGAGTCAAACATGGGAGCAGGTCTATCTGTTGTGTCCTTCCTGCTATCGTCCTCTTAATTAATGAATATATCTGCATATTCATTTTGATTCTCAGGCAAATGCCTATCTGGGAGAGTGTTTAGACatcaaattaaattatttatgaaaaccTGTGGCATTGCTTTTTATTTAGCAAGTCGACCTTTGAATGAAttaaatgttcaatttatatagtgtCTTTCAAAATACCCAAGGCGACCTTTGACATCCTTGTACTGAATGTcgtaaaaaaggaaaagaagagaCAAACTAATCATGTAATGACAGAAAACAGTCTGAAGTTCTGTTGTATGACAGGTTGAGTGGGGACACATTTCCAGAGGTCTGATTTCCAGGAAACCCCACTGACCATCTGACCACACAGAAACACTGGGGGATTTAGGGAACTAacactgtatttgttattttgTTGGTAATCCTTTGTGTCTGTTTAACTTTCCAATGCAGATTAGCTTGCAGTGCATAGACCACCAGTGTTCCACCCTGGATTGGGCATAATCTAGAAACAAGCAGGGTTGAGAGGTAAAGAATAGTTTAGCAGACCAAGAACGACGTAACACTGCAGAGATAACAGCTCCAGCATGTGGGGTCACAGTGGTTAGAGCATTAGAACCAGGCCTGGCTCGACATGCCTGTGATCAGCTCTGCTCCGATTTCAGAGTCTCTGACTTACATCAGCCTGCTGGACCGCCTATTGAGAACACATGTTTACTGAGGGACTATTACTCTACAGGAGTAAAGTAACTATTACTCTACAGGAGTAAAGTAGTAGTTTAGATCAGCTGAACCAGTCTGAATAGTGAGTGACTAATGACATATATGTGCCACATACCTTGACCATCTGATGCATGTAATCTCATACGGATCAGATCAGGCTGATCAGTCTGATGCATATAATCTCATACAGATCAGACAAGAGTCCGTATCACTCGTAAAAGAGTGTGCATTACGGAATGATGGTTCTAACACATGTTCAATACTAAATGTAATTGtcattaggggtgacctgcaatagtcgcgactataccccctagacgttcatagtcgaatgtaccattctaactgcatgggggtgcccaaggatgctgctaagcattagttgttacatgaaatgtcttcgttttcattatatatagccttttgtcaaataaaatcatcctaatttctgttaataaatatttaaaaatgatgtgtgcgcattaacaataggcatcttccttactacacattaataaatcacaccctgcagttgcacaatccaaatgagtggagctgaacacgctacaaaaaaaaaccttcaaaagtgagggagtattttgaaaaagataaagatgaatcaaaagtaaagtgcaagttatggtatcaacgtctttcatttcgcatgacaacaaccaacatggcataccatttaaaacgcgtaaggcgaaaaaaaacagttcagccttttgtcgtttcggtcgtgtcgtctcgtcgcggtgcgtctcggcaagtaggcctataaatatttttttgttgttgtttgctttttaaactctgttacttgaacctttacttataatttttttgctgttgtgtggcaatttttttatattttcaggcaggcatattttatcaaaaatatttttgacattttgcacagtgcctgtctgacagttcgatatgcgcactgcgcactgacggtgactttttttgttgttaatgttctctaacgtttcattaaaaaataaataagtaaataaataaaagctgaataaagccaacctaccatgtttattcatttatctgaggtttagatttttactttgaagtggaaaaaagtcctgaatgaaaatgggatcccgtttaaggtgcgctagattaaaataataataaaacctgaTTAGTAACGACTATTAgttgactaaagggaaaatctgacgaatcagattcgactatgaaaatccttagttgaatacacctctaattgtcataaggggtgtgtgtgtgtgtgtgtgtgtgtgtgtggttaaacAAAGTAGGTTGTGACATTGGGAGCAGAGGAATATGGGGTCTACCAGGcttggcttgtgcctgtgatcTTAATCAGAAGGATCCATTAGGACCTCCAAGCCACATGATGTCACTGTTTCAAAACGCAGAGTAAAGCTCTCCTTCAGAAAGACTGCTCATGataaccttttaaatggtacAGCACTGTCATAATTAGACACGTATTGGCAGCTTGTGCAATGTGAGGGTCTGTGAAATAATTTTATATGGCAACAAGTGTTTGATTATCCATCACTGTGGTAAGTTATTCcagaataaagagaaaaaataaaTGGAGTTATAATTTCCAGTTCACACTACATTTTCATGACATGGCGTTGGTTCTGCAAAAACAATAATTTGATTTCTTTCCCTAAATTGTGaggctgggtttcactttatgGTCAAATGTGTCATTTTATGTAAGTTTTCCTCTGGTCAGCTTCAAAAGCTTTTATTTACCAAGGGTGTCAGCTTGCATCCGCCAGCTATCATTAATCAGGCTGAGACAAGTCTGCTGCAAATGTACTTGTAGCAAACAATCTGTATGAGGGCAGATTTACAGGCTTCAGGGCGCACGCCCGGAGCTTCACGGCCACTAAGGACTCGTGCGCACTCAGCTGGTTTCTCGCTATCTTAAAGCCCATTGAGGCCGAGACAGATTAATGGTGAGGACAAGTGGAAGGTAGCCGAGCTGTAGGCATTAGGGTTAGGGAGGTTCCATCCCACAATCCTCTGCGGTCGTTCCAGTCAGGCCTCACAAGCCTAATCATTTCCTTTTTCTTGTGCCACAAAATCATATTTAGATAAAAAACATGTGTGGGCTTGGTGGAGTGTTCAGTAGTCTTGCAGTGGTTTAAGCCAAACAGGAAGTTGTAATGTTTGGATGTGTTCCTCCTCCTTTTGGAGATGGTGAAGAGAAAAACGGCAGGTGCAAATTTTAATCGCTGCAATGAAATGTACGTCCACCCTGGCGTGGAATCCATCTAATGTAGATTACATGGTATATTAGAATCAGAACTCCAGAGATGTAGTGTGTACCTTGTGTTGCATTCTGAGTAGGAAAATTAAGAACTCTATTACTGGAGAGTGTGAGTCTACACTGTGCCTTACTAATAAAGTCTAAATCTATGCTCCTGCTTATCTGGAAGTGATGTCCTGAGCAGATCCCTAGCAGACAGACCTCATGGATGTAGACTATACCATCTTGAGTCTGTAAAGGGAGCGTCTGAGGTGAGACTGTGTTTGTCCAGACCAGCTCCAGCTCATCACTGGCAGTGTGCTGTGATTTCACGCTTCACTTGCAGAGAAAGTGCTGGCACTCTCACCCATAATGTACTAAATCGGAGCTGTTTTTCTGCTGATGGATTGCTCCCACTCTCAAATAAAGATACAAGATACCCTTCAGAGTCCAACGTGAGAGTATCTGGCAAAACTAAAGAAAAGCTAGCGAGCTAGTGAGCTAGCAACTCTGGCACTCATCAAATCAAGAACAAAATGAACAGTAACAGCAGCACAGCCTAAACAGAGATGATATGTGAGTGAGCGATACCCAAGTGTGTCCCTAAAACAGAGAGGATATGAACGTTCGCTCATGCAAATCTGCATGCAGCCAAGATTTTTTAGATTCAATTTGATTTGCTCAGACACAAAGGTACGTGTCATACAAATGGTGCCGTGACCCTGTACAATACCTTCAGGGATTCCATCTGCACTTAAGTGCCTCAAAGAGGGGCATAAAGAGAAAGGAATTACCTCACTGGTGTAGTTGATGTGGTCAGTGTGGATGACCTCACTGGTGAAGGTGATGTGGTCAGTGGGGATTACCTTACTGGTGAAGGTGATGTGGTCAATGGGGATTACCTTACTGGTGAAGGTGATGTGGTCAGTGGGGATTACCTCACTGGTGAAGGTGATGTGGTCAGTGGGGATTACCTCACTGGTGAAGGTGATGTGGTATGTGTCATACTGCACATCAGGTGGAGTCCAGAACAGGGTGACAGAAGACTCTGTGACGTCCCTGGTACTGAGATTAGCCACACCACTTAGAACTGGACAAGGgtcgggagagagagacagagagagaaagcaagacagatagagagggatagcgagacagagagagagggaaggacagACATCGTGTTTTTAGAAATTTTTGATTATTTAAGTGCTTGATGATACAAAATCATTTTCTTCAAAGCATTAAAGACAAAAAGGTAGTTCATTTCTAACTCAAATTAATGTTGGTCATTTCAGAATTGGTGAGCACAGCACATATTTCTCTTTATAAATTCCATAGTATTGAGACGGCCTTTATCCAAGGTTCATGAAACTGTTTTCCATTATAACTGCCATCCCATGTGGCCCTTATTAATGAATAAGACTGTAAAATTATTTTTTCAAAATCAGATAAATCAAATGACTTTGCCACCATGACGTCCCCCTGGGCCAGACAGTCTGAGTACTGCTAGTACAGCAGGGTGACCTGGATAGAGTGATCCAGACAAGACAATGAGGGGTTTTAACTCGACTCACCTGTTCTGCAGTCATGTCCTGTGAAGCCATAATCACACTGGCCACAGTCAGGGCCAGTGGATcctcgcccacacacacacctccccttcacacagAACCCGCGGCCGCTGCAGTTCTTGGGGCAGGACTTGGTGGAGCAGTCTGGCCCGGTGAAGTCCACGTCACATACACAGTGGCCATCCACACACTGGCCTCGGTCATGGCAGTTTGCAGGGCAGGACTTAGAAGAGCAGTCCACACCAGTAAAactggcagcacacacacacttgccatTCACACACTTTCCATTGCTGTTGCAGTTGGAAGGGCATGTTTTAGTAAAGCAGTCTGGACCAGTGAAAccagtatcacacacacactgcccattCACACATTGGCCCTTGTCATTGCAGTTTCCTGGGCATGACCTCTCGGAGCAATCTGGTCCAGTGAATccagtttcacacacacatttcccatTCACACACTGACCCCTATTTTTGCAGTTTCCTGGGCATGACCTCTCAGAGCAATCTGGTCCAGTGACTccagtttcacacacacatttcccatTCACACACCGACCCTTTCTGTTACAGTTTCCAGGACATGTCCTTGCTGTGCAGGCTGGACCAATGAAAccagggtcacacacacacctcccactcacacacctcccgcGGTTGCTGCAGCTTTTGGGACATGCTTTAATGGAGCAGTCTGGGCCTGAGAGTCCtggctcacatacacacactccgccCATGCACCGCCCATGGAGACTGCAGTTCCGGGGACATGCGGCCTCTGAGCAGTCCGGTCCAATAAAGCCAGGGTCGCACACACATTGACCGCTCACACACTTCCCATTGTCGTGGCAGTTTCCGGGGCAGTTGGATGTCCTACAGTCTGGTCCACTGAACCCGGGGAAGCAGTCACACCTGCCCTCTACACAGACGCCCTGGTCATTGCAGTCGTCTGGACACGCCCCTGTGGGTGGGCCCACGGTGGTACAGCCCCCTCCTGGGCGAGAAAGACACGtaaacaacacacactacagttGGAACACAATCCTGCCAAACGTTTGCCTTTAGGAAGGAACATATCTGTGTGCATAGTGGCATGATATAGTTACGGCTCTGCTTCTGGGTTGCCTGGGTAACATAAAAGCCTGTGTTGTCTTTCTGCTGCACAGCAACCTCAAAGTTAATCTGCAAAACACCTCAAAGTGCATGGCCTCAGCTACCAGCACAGGTCTGACATCACATGTTGCAGTCTACAGTGTGACTAGCTCAGTGAGGGTGCATACTGCGTGAACCCGGCCACGGTGGGGGTTTTGAAGAGGCTCAGTGTGTGGCTGGTACCTTTGCTCTGCTGGGGGGTGCAGCAGCTTCCGTCCGCACCTCCGCACCTCCCCCGCAGCTCCGACACCTCCTTCTCAAGCCTCTCGATTCGCTCCCGAATCACAGCCATCTCGACCTCACAGCCGCCACAGCCGGCTGTTGCCGTGGCAGCAGCGGGAACCAGACGGATGCGGTGTGTGAGGACCACAGTGGAGTCGCCGTCCAGCTCCGCCTCCCGGCCTCCTCCTGCATCGGACGACTCACCCAGCACACACGGCTCCGATATCACAACTTTGATTGGCTGAGGTTTGGTGTCCCTGGAAACATGCTGAAGAGCTGCATTCTGGGGCAGCAGCAGGGTGGGGCTTGGGAGGAGGACAAGAATTAACTGAAAGAGGAAGGACATTTTGTTAAGGCAGTGACCAGTCGCCTCAGAGTGATGACGGTCCTGCGTGTGTCCACTAGGGGCGCTGATGATATATCTTTGTTCAGTTTAAGAACTCTTTGATCTTATTGTTCTTTACTCGTTTTTTTTCTCTGTAGAGTTCTTATttgctgttgtcatggtgatgcTGTTTGATCGTCTTCCTGGTGGCGAGCAGGTCCAGCACATCCAGTGAAGTTTTGTTACTCCTAAAGCCACAGCATGAcataaaactaaaacaaaaagaacacagaaaaagctttttaaaaaaaagcaGTTTAACAGTTTAACCATCTACAGTAATACAGTTTAAtgctgttttattgtttttacgTATTACTGTTAAATGGTTTATAACTGGTGGAGATAAATAGGGCTGGAGAGGAACCCAACACGCTGTAGATCTGTAACACACATGAGCACTCCAGATGAGATGGCAACAGTTacagcacacacccacacacccacatgcatatgtgcacacacaaatatgtgcacacacacacacacacacacacacacacacacacacacacacacacacacacacacacacacacacacacacacacacacacacacacacagagatgttCCTTAGTTGTGAATTCTGAGTAATAACTGTTAAAACTGGCCTAGCTCTCAGCTTTTAGTGCAGAGTGCAGAAGGAGTATTTTCATAAAGGCCTACAATGCACCA
It includes:
- the LOC143514726 gene encoding tenascin-like isoform X5, giving the protein MSFLFQLILVLLPSPTLLLPQNAALQHVSRDTKPQPIKVVISEPCVLGESSDAGGGREAELDGDSTVVLTHRIRLVPAAATATAGCGGCEVEMAVIRERIERLEKEVSELRGRCGGADGSCCTPQQSKGGGCTTVGPPTGACPDDCNDQGVCVEGRCDCFPGFSGPDCRTSNCPGNCHDNGKCVSGQCVCDPGFIGPDCSEAACPRNCSLHGRCMGGVCVCEPGLSGPDCSIKACPKSCSNRGRCVSGRCVCDPGFIGPACTARTCPGNCNRKGRCVNGKCVCETGVTGPDCSERSCPGNCKNRGQCVNGKCVCETGFTGPDCSERSCPGNCNDKGQCVNGQCVCDTGFTGPDCFTKTCPSNCNSNGKCVNGKCVCAASFTGVDCSSKSCPANCHDRGQCVDGHCVCDVDFTGPDCSTKSCPKNCSGRGFCVKGRCVCGRGSTGPDCGQCDYGFTGHDCRTVLSGVANLSTRDVTESSVTLFWTPPDVQYDTYHITFTSEKESDQKVVSSVSGRLTSYMQVGLAAGQQYTVTMIGEKEGKEGAVSRTEFQTLISGPKNLQVVKMSTTSIIVQWEQAQGDIDRYLLNVSPNQTDGSGPQETRLPPERDSAEIDSLEPGRLYDITLVAERDDTRSLPVTVQATPGPEPPSHLAFSEVSESSLMVSWTRPKSPVSGFKVTYMHTKDGEPVSMAVGSADSSLVLSQLSPGSSYEVSVLSLRGLDESEPIRDTVITLPDPPSDLDVINVTNTKALLLWRPALATVDQYVIVYSSEEAPGSELTIRVSGNTVEQALQALTSSTRYTVSISSQLGDIRSAGSATASFTTSGPVGRGEGPQDLKASQVTPRTALLSWKPPASAVTGYKLTYVTEGQEIKEVSLAPGVTEHKLRRLRPGSVYTANLQGERDGLYTATISTEFTTGSLRFPFPTDCSQELLNGLRESDVVEIFPGGRQTKPVMVYCDMDTDGGGWTVFQRRKDGKINFFRAWKEYRTGFGELDGEFWLGNDLLHNLTSMTPMTLRVDLRAGAEAVYAQYSTFSVGTAKKHFMLQVMGYSGTAGDSMKYHDKRPFSTWDRDPQPFITRCAMSYRGGWWYRNCHEANLNGLYGTHTNHQGLIWTAWKGTRFSIPFTEMKLRPTSFDPFSQT
- the LOC143514726 gene encoding tenascin-like isoform X4, whose amino-acid sequence is MSFLFQLILVLLPSPTLLLPQNAALQHVSRDTKPQPIKVVISEPCVLGESSDAGGGREAELDGDSTVVLTHRIRLVPAAATATAGCGGCEVEMAVIRERIERLEKEVSELRGRCGGADGSCCTPQQSKGGGCTTVGPPTGACPDDCNDQGVCVEGRCDCFPGFSGPDCRTSNCPGNCHDNGKCVSGQCVCDPGFIGPDCSEAACPRNCSLHGRCMGGVCVCEPGLSGPDCSIKACPKSCSNRGRCVSGRCVCDPGFIGPACTARTCPGNCNRKGRCVNGKCVCETGVTGPDCSERSCPGNCKNRGQCVNGKCVCETGFTGPDCSERSCPGNCNDKGQCVNGQCVCDTGFTGPDCFTKTCPSNCNSNGKCVNGKCVCAASFTGVDCSSKSCPANCHDRGQCVDGHCVCDVDFTGPDCSTKSCPKNCSGRGFCVKGRCVCGRGSTGPDCGQCDYGFTGHDCRTVLSGVANLSTRDVTESSVTLFWTPPDVQYDTYHITFTSEKESDQKVVSSVSGRLTSYMQVGLAAGQQYTVTMIGEKEGKEGAVSRTEFQTLISGPKNLQVVKMSTTSIIVQWEQAQGDIDRYLLNVSPNQTDGSGPQETRLPPERDSAEIDSLEPGRLYDITLVAERDDTRSLPVTVQATPEGGGQRAELRNKKVDGITQDGNINVGDEQDQGGLVQEAKVPLDKEPADLLRIPPGSHITRKDSSDGGVTKNVTKVLPGSARSFPVTGLSPQTAYSMSLYGQGSGLHSSVHHFTISTGPEPPSHLAFSEVSESSLMVSWTRPKSPVSGFKVTYMHTKDGEPVSMAVGSADSSLVLSQLSPGSSYEVSVLSLRGLDESEPIRDTVITLPDPPSDLDVINVTNTKALLLWRPALATVDQYVIVYSSEEAPGSELTIRVSGNTVEQALQALTSSTRYTVSISSQLGDIRSAGSATASFTTSGPVGRGEGPQDLKASQVTPRTALLSWKPPASAVTGYKLTYVTEGQEIKEVSLAPGVTEHKLRRLRPGSVYTANLQGERDGLYTATISTEFTTGSLRFPFPTDCSQELLNGLRESDVVEIFPGGRQTKPVMVYCDMDTDGGGWTVFQRRKDGKINFFRAWKEYRTGFGELDGEFWLGNDLLHNLTSMTPMTLRVDLRAGAEAVYAQYSTFSVGTAKKHFMLQVMGYSGTAGDSMKYHDKRPFSTWDRDPQPFITRCAMSYRGGWWYRNCHEANLNGLYGTHTNHQGLIWTAWKGTRFSIPFTEMKLRPTSFDPFSQT